The Streptomyces sp. NBC_00576 genome contains the following window.
GATCGTGCGCTGCGCGAGTTCGATCTTGAACGCGTTCTGTGGTCCGCCCTCAGCGGCGGCGAGTTCGGCTTCCGCTGCCCGCTGGAAGGCCCCCTCGGTCGCCAGCCGGCCGAGCAGCACGCGTTCGGCCTCGGTGGCGCGCCAGGATTTGGTGCCGACCCCGCCCAGCGCGAGGCGGACCTCGGTGACCACCCCGTCCTCGACGGCCAGCGCGGCGGCGACGGAGACGAGGGCGAACGCGTAGGACGCGCGGTCGCGCACCTTGCGGTAGCGCGAGTTCGCCGCGACCGCAACCGGCGGCAGCTCGACGGCTGTGATCAGCTCGTCGGCGGCCAGCACCGTCTCGAGGTGGGGCGTGTCGCCGGGCAGCCGGTGGAACTCGGCGACCGGTATACGCCGGACGCCGTGCAGGCTCTCCACCTCGACGACCGCGTCGAGCATCACCAGCGCCACCGCCATGTCCGAGGGATGCGTCGCGATGCAGTGCTCGCTCGCTCCCAGGACCGCGCCGCCGCGGGAGAACCCGCCGATCGCGCCACAACCACTGC
Protein-coding sequences here:
- a CDS encoding FAD binding domain-containing protein, with protein sequence MKSFSYVSAPDTATALRTIADGEDVKFLAGGTNLVDLMREGIEQPPTVVDITRLPLTGIEELAGGGIRVGALVSNSRLAADPLIRTRYPVLAQAILHGASAQLRNMATVGGNLLQRTRCMYFYDETAACNKRAPGSGCGAIGGFSRGGAVLGASEHCIATHPSDMAVALVMLDAVVEVESLHGVRRIPVAEFHRLPGDTPHLETVLAADELITAVELPPVAVAANSRYRKVRDRASYAFALVSVAAALAVEDGVVTEVRLALGGVGTKSWRATEAERVLLGRLATEGAFQRAAEAELAAAEGGPQNAFKIELAQRTIVATLRQLLTDGSAA